The genomic interval GGATAAAATAAACTCTAACTTGGCGAAAGTAAGAGTCGCCGTGGAACGTAGATTGAATAAAGTCCAGGTACGTTACGAATACGAGTTTACACTTCGAAGGGTTCCGGAAGAAACCGGGGCCTTTTGGAAGGTTGCCAATCTTTTAGCAAAGGTACGGAAATGACCGAAATTCTATCGCAAGATGAAATCGATGCTCTACTTAACGCCATATCTAGCGGAGAAGTTAGCGAAGACGAGTATTCCTCAGTAGGTGAACAGAAGAAGGTTAAAATCTACGATTTCAAGCGACCGGATAAGTTCTCAAAAGACCAAATCCGTACCTTGCAGATGATGCACGAAACCTTTGCGCGATTGGCAACGACCGGCTTATCGGCACAGCTACGAGCACTCGTCCATGTGCACGTGGCAGCGGTCGACCAGTTGACCTACGAGGAATTCATCCGGTCTATCCCGAATCCTACGACTCTAGCCGTCATTAATATGGATCCATTACGAGGATCCGCGATTTTAGAAATCGATCCCTCCATTTCGTTTACGATTATCGACCGTCTCTTCGGGGGCAAGGGTGAGACTGCAAAGATCTCCCGGGAACTTTCCGAAATCGAGATGAGTGTAATGGAAGGGATTATCGTTCGAATCCTGGGAAACATGAGAGAAGCTTGGTCGACTGTGATCGATCTTCGACCTCGATTGGGAAACATAGAAACGAATCCGCAGTTTGCCCAGGTGGTTCCGCCCAACGACATGGTGGTCTTAATCAATTTGGAGACCAAAATCGGGGAAGTAGAAGGGTTAACCAACCTTTGTATTCCTTATATCACGATCGAGCCGATCATTAATAAACTTTCGGCGCAGTATTGGTATTCTTCGATCCGAAAGGGTGAGCTGGATGAAAACAGATCGATTATTCAAGAGCGACTGGATCAGGTTCAGATTCCTGTGATAGCGGAAGTCGGGTCCGTTGATATTTCGATTTTGGATTTTATGAACTTAACGGTTGGAGACGTGGTTAAGCTGGAAAATACCACGACTCGTGCCGATATGCTCGTGAAAGTAGGAGAGAGAAAAAAATTCAAATGTCTGCCGGGTCGAGTCGGAAATCGACTTGCGATCCAAATCGGAGATAGGGTGGAAGATATTCCGGACGAATTACTCGGATCTACGCGTTCCGAACAGGAATATTAAAAAAAAGGCGGGATGTGTTAACCCGCCTTTTTGCTTTTAGTTGAAAGAAAAACTTATCAATCGATAAGAATCACTTTTTCCAATGAATGCACTCGCCTGGGCATTCATCCATTTCTTTCTGAACGATTTTCCATTCCTCTTCCGGAATCGGAGCTTGGTTAATCTGATCTCCACCGATGTGAGTTTCAGAAGTATCGTTATCGTCCATTTGAAAATATTTCGGAAGGTTATCCGCACACTGATTACAGGAGGTGCAGTTATCCTTGTCCACATAGGCTATTTTAGTCTGTGCCATAGGCTAGGTTCTCCTCAAAAGTTTCCTGACTGCTAGCGGAAAACGGGTTCTTAAGCTACAGTTTCGATACTGGGCTGGGAGAGCAACCCCTTTCCACTCGAATTCTCCGACTATGATAAGTTTTCCTGAAAAGCCGAACCTCGCCAAAATGGAATAGTTACAATCTTCGTATGAAAGGAGTATTCCGGTTCGGAGAGCAGAGCAGGGCCTTGATAAATGCTTCTTGCTTAAAGAAGCCGAATCCGTCAGAGATGCAAATCGACCTTCGAAATTTCATGGGAAAGACCGAGAGAAGGCCAAAAATGGACCGTTCGGAACTTTCTAATAGCTACCGGAATTTGCCCGGAAAAATGTGGACGGAAATTTATTTCATATGTATTCTTCCCGGAAAGCAATTTCCCAAGGGAGAAATAGAACTACATGAAACGTATTACTATCGTTTTAGTACTTATTGTGACGGCGATGTTGGCGGATTGTCGCAAAGCCAAGGAAGATTTGCAGGGTGGGGTGATCACATTCGCAAAAGGAACCGTTAAATTATTCGACAAAGTTGGAAAGGAGAAGCCGGGAGCGGTGAATTCCTTTTTACTACCGGAAGATCGCATCGAAACCGGTAAAGATTCGTATGCCGACCTTCAGCTTGCCGACGGAGTCGTAATTCGGATTAAGGAAAACACCGTTCTTGCAATGAAGAAGATCTTCGTGGATTCCAAAAACGGAGAAATCTTTGCCGATCTCAATCTGAATAAAGGAAAAATCTTTTCGAAAGTCACAACCAAATTGGGAAAAACCAGCCAATTCAACGTCTCTACACCGACTGTCGTAGCTTCCGTACGCGGAACGGATTTCCAAGTAGAGGATAATGGTAAGACTGCAAATACATTGGTGTCCAACGGATCCGTTTCGGTGACCGACGCGGACGATCCTAACAAACAAGTCGTCGCGGATGCCGGTAAAAAAATCAGCTCCGACGGAAAAGAACTCACCGAGGGTGAACTTTCCGATGCCGAGCGTCAAGAGTTAGAAAATGATTCCGCTACGATCCAATCGGTTACGGAAGAGCAGAGAGCCAAAATCCAAGAAATTTTAAAAGATTTCCAAGAAAATAAAGCTCTAATACTCCAAGGATTGGAAGATCAAAAGCAAAGAAATAAAGATCTGATCGAAGGCGCGAAAGAAGAAAATCGCAAACTTTTAGAAGATACTAAAAATGCCGGTAAAGAAGAAAGAGAAGCAATACGCAAATCCGGTGCCGAAGAAAAGGAAAAAGTAAAATCATCGATGGATGATGCTAAGAAAGATTTGGAGAACCAACGCAAGTCTCTAAAAGAACAAGCGCTTCCAAAATAAATAACGGACTCGCTTGGGAACGGACGTCAGGAAGCAATTTTTGTCTTCCTGACGTTTTTCTTTTAGATCAAGCATTGAATTATGATTCTTCCTTTTCTTTCAATTTGAAGTAGAGAATCGTCGTAGTCAAAAACAGGGTAAATGCATTTGCCAGAATAATCGGCAAATCTTCACGGATGATTCCGTAAGCCAGCCAGAGACCGACGCCAACGGATAAAACGATATACATGTTTCGCGAGATATCTCTAGTTTTTCTTTCTAAGACCACCTTAACTACCTGCGGAACGAAAGATATCGTCGTTAGAATAGAGGCGAGATAGCCGATCCAACTTCCCGGTTCCATAGTTCTCTAGTTGCCTTCTAAACGATATTCTCTAGTGACGACGGTTTTAATTCCGCCTCGTAGATTATAATCGCCTTTTACACGCACGAATTTCGGTTCCACTGATTTTACTAAATCCTCTAGGATTCGATTTACAACGTTTTCATGAAAAATTCCGAGATTTCTGAACGCTAAAATATATTCCTTTAGCGACTTCAATTCGATGCAGCGATCTCGAGGGACGTAACTGATTTCGATGGTTCCAAAATCGGGCAACCCGGTTTTAGGGCAAACCGCGGTGAACTCGGGTATGGTAAAATCGATTGTGTAATCCTTCCCTTCGTACACATTGGCGAAAGATTCTATCTCGGGAAGTTTCAGGGTGGGAATATGATCCTGCCTTCCGTCGTAGGAAGATGCTCCTGTTTCTTGCTGTCGGTCGTCCATTCGTCCTCCTCCGAAACCAGAGTTTTCCGGAGCTTCTCCCTGTGAATCCTTTTACTAAGCCGGTTCTCCGGATGGCGGAACTCTCTCGCAATGAACCAACGTAAAGTCATAGGCGTCGTCGATTTTGGCGGTCAGTACGCTCATTTAATCGCTTCCAGGATCCGAAGATTGGGAGCGTATTCGGAAATTCTTTCGGATGATGAATCCGAAGAAACGTATCAGGGACTTGCCGGATTAATTCTTTCCGGCGGCCCGGAAAGCGTTTATGAAGATGGATCACCCTCCATATCGGCTCGGGTCTTCGATTTAGACATTCCGGTTTTAGGTATTTGTTACGGCCATCAATTGATGATGAAACTTTTGGGGGGAGAAGTAAAAAAGGCGGGTATCGCAGAATACGGCCAAGCTTCCTTGGATCTAGTTCCCCAAAATGGATCCGAACTCCTAAAAGGTTATGCCGGCGGAGAAGTGGTTTGGATGAGCCATGGCGACGAAGTCGTTCGCTTACCGAACGGATTTCAAGTCACGGCTTCCTCCCTGGATTGCAAATTTGCGGTAGTCGAGAATCTCTCTGCAAGGAAATTCGGAATTCAATTTCATCCGGAAGTCACTCATACTGAAAAAGGAAACGAACTCCTAAAAAATTTCATTAAGATATGCGGCGCTGAAAATACTTGGGATCTAACTCAGTATCTTTCTTTAAAGGAAGAGGAACTGGGCAAAACGGTTCCTTCCGATAAAAAAGTCTTTTTACTCGTCTCCGGAGGAGTCGATTCCACCGTTTCCTATTTATTGCTCACCAAGGCATTGGGGAAAGATAGGGTTAAGGGAGTTTTAATAGACACCGGATTTATGCGGAAAGACGAAGTTAGGCATCTGGAGGAAAATTTAGGTTCCCAAGGTATTCATCTCCATATACACGATGCGTCGGATCTTTTTTATTCCAATTTAAAAGGAAAAACCGATCCGGAGGAAAAGAGAAAAATCGTGGGAAACTTATTCCTGCAAGCCCAGGAAGATTGCGCGAAAGAACTGGGTCTGAATTCCGATGAATGGCTACTCGGACAAGGAACAATCTATCCGGACACGATTGAAAGCGGCGGAACAAAGCATTCTCATACTATTAAGACGCATCATAATCGAGTCGAAGCGATTCAGAAATTAATGGAAGAGGGTAAGGTAGTCGAACCGATTAAGGATCTGTATAAAGACGAGGTTCGGGAGTTAGGCACCTATCTCGGCCTTCCGAAGCAATGGACCTTACGCCATCCTTTTCCTGGTCCCGGCTTAGTCGTTAGGATGATTTCGCAAAAACAAGATACAAGCGAACTAGTCCAAAACGAACTCGAGACTATTCTAAAAGAATTTCCGGGAGTTTCCGGGAAACTTCTACCCGTCGCTTCGGTAGGGGTAAAAGGGGACAGACGCTCGTACGCGCATTGCGCGGTTCTTTCGGGGCATAAAAATTGGGACGACTGGAATAAAATTTCTACCCATATCACGAATCGGAGTTCTTCCGTGAATCGAGTCGTCCTCTTGGTGGCTCCGAGTAAAGTCTCCGTGAAGGATTTGAATTTTCCGTTTCAGCGACTCGACCTGGATCAAGAAAATTCCGACCTATTACGTGAAGCGGATGCGATTGTCGAAAATGTCTTACAAGAACGGAAAATTTACGGAGACATTTGGCAAATGCCCGTCGTCTTACTTCCTATCGGTAATTCTCCGGAAGAAAGAAGTATCGTTCTGCGACCTGTGAACTCACAGGAAGCGATGACTGCGAGTTTCTTTCCTTTGCAGCCGGAAGTTTTAGGTGAGCTAGAAAAAAGTCTCCTATCGATTTCTAAGATCCGGTATGTGTTCTTTGATTTAACGAACAAGCCGCCGGGGACGATCGAGTGGGAATAACCTAATCCGTAGATTTCTATTGACACCTTACCCCTTGACGAAAACATACCTCATAACGGCGTCGTGGCCAAGTGGTAAGGCATGGCTCTGCAAAAGCTTGATCCCCGGTTCGAATCCGGGCGACGCCTGGCTGCTTGGGAACAAAACGCCTAGTTCTCTTGCCTGGATGGTGGAATCGGTAGACACCCAGGACTTAAAATCCTGTGAGTTCACGCTCGTGCGGGTTCAAGTCCCGCTCCAGGTACCATTTTGAAAATTCAGCTCACAGCTTGAAATCGCATAGATCGCCGAAATCTAAAGCGGGTAAATCCATAGGTTTTGCAGGATCATACCCCATCCAATAAATCTTAAAATCTCGAAAGAAAACTCCATCCGGGAATCTCGGAGACGGTTGCAGTAGCGACGTTTCCTTCCAAGTGAACTTATTCCAACCTTGCGTTAATTTCATCGTATTAGTCGCTAAATCGTTTTGCGAGTGAGACCAGTATAGCTGGTCTTCGTCGAAAGACTCGCGACCGACTACGATAATTTTGATTTCTTTAGGAGGATTGGAAGCTTCCGGTCGGATATAGATACCAATTTGAAACGGCTCCTTTCGAAGCGCCGGAGGATTCGGAAATCGGTGCGTTAGGCATCCTTCAATTTGAGCGGGAATACTTCCCCAATTACTTGGAACCGTTACCGCCTTGTCTAAGCGATTCGTCCGTTCCTTTACCGCTATACGAAACGGCAAAATTCGGTCTTCCAACTGTTTGGCATAGACCGGATCAGTAGACTTGACCTGTCGTGAATATGCCAACTCGGTCGGTGTTCGGAGCCGGAATGTCCAGAAAACTAGATTGAGTAAAAAAGGAATCAATAGCACAATTCCAGTGAATTTAACCGAAGCGAGGGATTTTTTCCCCTGTTGTCCAAATAGTATTCCTGCAAGCGCATAAAAGGGAAGTACAACTTCGTCATCCAACAGATAGCATTGAAAAAAGCCCGCGACCCATAAAGATCCGACGCCGATCACGGAAGGTCCTGTTTCGTCGGGGTCGGAGATACCGATCCGTCGAAACAGAAAAAAGAAAAACAAGACAAGGAACAACGCGCTTGCCCATCCACCGATGATGGAAAATTGGAGCAGGTCATTATGCGCATGAACGTTAGGCGTAATTTCCAACTCGTACCAAAGTTGCTCCTGCCGGGAAATCGTATTCTCCGAAATTTTCTTATGTGAGGATTTGAATTTACCGCCTCCGACTCCTAAAAACGGAGTAAGTTGTAAAAGCGGGATGCTATTTTTATAGATCCAATATCTTTGGTTTTCCGGGGTTTGCACCTGCAGCGTTTGGGAAACGGTTCTCTGCAAAAGCCAATTTTGTTCGTATAAGAATTTGATTCCGGTTCCTAATACCGTTAGCAACAGAACAGTCGCCAAGATCCCTTTTAGAAAACCCTTTCCCGTTAAATGGCATTTCGTTTCTAGAACGAATCGCAATAAAATAAAGAGGCAGACGAAAGCAACTCCTAACCAAGCTGACTTGCTTTGGTTCAATAAAAATATCCAGCAAGAAATTAAAAACGTACCGCTAAACAGTAAGAATCGGGAAAGAGATCGGCTTCTTATGGATTCCCAAAAATTCGCGAATATCCCCGGTAGATAAAGAGAGAGGAGGCCTCCGTACGTTAAATGAGTGTTCATCAAACCTATCGGTAAATAAGTCTGCAGTCCAAAGAGAAGACCTGCGGGATGTTGTCTGCGATCTCCGGGGGCGTTTTGAAATCCGTTGGAAATAAATTTCCCTAAACGATATTCGCTGAAAATGGAAACGAAACCGGACACCAAAAGTAGTACAAGGGACGACCATAGAAAGCCCCTCAAAAGTTTTGCATTATCCTTATTCGAGGCATGGACAGCTCCGATGGGAAATAAGAAACTTAACCAAAAGTCGCCGGCTTCGGATTCTCTCGTAAAGCTTCTCCAGAAACGAGCGTATTCTTCTATATGAATCAATGAAGATAAGAAAACTAGAAAATAGGCGATCAGTATGAAGGACCAAGGAACTAGAAACGGTCGAATTTTTTGCCAATGACTAGGTCCGGAAAGTAGAAAGAAAAAGATGGATAGCCCGGCGAAAACTTGAGAGATAGAGACTGATAATGGAAACGCGGATAAAAATAGAAGGAAAGAATAGAAAGACCCACGCACGGCGATAGAAGTTAGGTTCTGAAATCCTGAATGTCGATTCTGAGAAGCGGGTACTTTCATACGAACGAACGGAAAAACCGCCGGTTATTTCCTGTCGGATTTCCATAAAAAACCGCTGACAAGGGAAGAAAAGCTCTTATCCTGGAATCCCGATCGAATTCTTTGGTAGGATTTGATCCTTATATCCATGTCTGAAAAATCGCTAGAATCCGCTAAAGGCTCTCACAAAAAAAAGAAAGGATCGATTTCGAGCGTTTCTTCCTCCTCGGTCCAACGATTCGCGAAAAAATTATCCGTGGCGGTGATCACGTATAACGAAGAAAGGAATATTGCCGATTGTATTCGCTCTTGCCGAGATATTGCGGAGGAAATCGTTATTCTAGATTCGGATAGCACCGATAAAACGGAGGAAATCTGCCGGTCTTTTCCCGAAGTAAAATTCTTTTCCCAAAAATTCAGAGGGCATGTGCAGCAAAAAAACGATGCCATCTCCTTATGTAAGAACGAATGGATACTATCACTCGACGCAGATGAAAGACTTAGCGAAGAATTGAAACAATCTCTTCGGAATTTTCTGAATATTCCAGACGATGGATCTTTAGACGGGCTCAAAACCGCTAGGCTTACGTATCATATGGGAAGATTCATTCGTTTTTCGGGATGGTATCCACAGACGAAATTCAGGATTTTCCGAAAATCCAAAGCTCGGTGGGCGGGCGAAAATCCTCACGACTATCTCGTCGTCGAAGGAAAAGGAATCAAAGTCGAAGGGGATATCCTTCATTATAGTTTCAGGGATCTGGCTCAACAAGTTGATACCATAAATAAGTTTTCTTCGATCGTGGCTTGGACCAGGGCCAGAAAAGGAAGACATTTTTCCTTACTTCGGACAATATACAAACCTTTCGGAAAGTTCCTTGAAATTTATTTTTTTAAATTAGGGATACTGGATGGGTTTCCCGGTTTTGCGATAGCGATCTCTTCCGCGTATTCGACCTTCTTAAAAGAAGCAAAAATATACGAATTGGGGAAGAAGCTTATTCAGAGACCTTCCAATCTTCGGGAAGATTACGAAGGTTAAGATGGCGAAAAAAAAGAAAAGATCCTCCTTTTGGGAGAGGTTCGCTTTCTGGAGAAAATCGGATCGAAGTAAAGCCGAGCAAGAGGAACCTTCGGTTCGTGATAGTCGCGGATATACTTGGGAATTGAAAGATCTACGGGAAAAAGTGGACCGTTTTTTTCTCACTAGAAAGAAATCGAGCGGTCCTATTTTTGAATCGCCGAACTTAAGGCTGACTAAGAATAATCGACATCTCTTTCGCCTTGAAGGAAAGGAAAAATCCGGTAGAGAATATTCGTTGGTTTTAGCGACTGGAAATTATTTAACCGAGCAGAACGGAAAGGTTACCGGAGTCGTTTTTTTGACGGAAACGGAGTTGAATCGACTTCTATCCTCCGATCCAAAAAGCTTAAAAGGAATCCTCTCGGGAATTCAGGAACCAAATTGGGAAGAAGAATCTTGGGCGGTTTTGCAGGAAGAGCCTGAATTAAAAAAATCATCGGATTCCTGGAAGGAAATTCTAAACTGGGAACCGATCTGGAGCCAACAGGTAATTATCAATCTTAGGCCGAATGTTCTTGCGGTGCTTTTGATTTTTCTAGGAAAAGAATTCGAAGAATTCTTTCACAAAAATTCGGCGGGACGAGTTCGCGAAATGGTTTCTAAGGAATTGTATTTTTTGAACGTAAGCGGAAATAGAAATTCTCCCCATTCGGAGAATGTATCTTTATACGAATTCGATTTAGCTAAGAAGGAATTGGAATCCGTTTTGGTTCGAATTCGGTCCAAAAGAGAGAAATGATTATGGATCTGAAAGAAATAGCGGCAAGACAAATCGAAGCTTCCATTGCTACGAAGCAAGCCATCCTGAATTCGCTTTTACCCGACATCGTTAAGGCTGGACAAATCGTATCCGAAGTTCTGCAAAAGGGAAATACGGTTTTATTTTGCGGAAATGGCGGATCCTCTTGTGACGCTTCGCATATTGCGGCGGAACTAGTGGTTAGATACAAATCAGGTAACGAGCGCAAAGCATTGCCGGCTCTATCTTTATCCGCCGATTCCGCAGTCCTAACTGCTTGTGGAAACGATTATGGATACGAGGAGATTTTTTCCCGACAAGTTGCGGCATTCGGAAAGAAAGGCGATTTACTCGTCGGGATTTCTACCAGCGGAAATTCCAAGAATGTGATTGCAGCGATCGAAAAGGCAAAATCTTTAAGTTTGAAAACGATCGGCTTTTTAGGCGGAGATGGGGGGAAAATGAAAAATATGAGCGATTTGGATTTAATCGTTCCGAGCAAAGAGACTGCTCGTATTCAGGAATCCCATATTTTAATCGGTCATATTCTTTGTTCGATCGTAGAATATGAACTCTTTAAAATGGAATAGGGTTTCGATTTGTTGTCTTCAGGAGCGGACGAAATCATCCGAATTTCCGGACTTGTGGTCCGATCCGAAGAGAAAGCCCTGCTTAATGATGTCGATTTTTGCGTCCGAGCCGGCGAAATTCGGGCCGTCATCGGAGAGTCCGGAAGCGGAAAAACCACGTTAGCGCATTTTCTACTTGGTTTATTAAGCGAAACTCTTCTTACAATATGGAACTCGTTTCGATTATTCAACGAAATTATGGATTCGAATTCTTCCTCCACAAAATGGGCCGAATTTCGAGGAAAACGGATCAGCTTAATTCCTCAAAGTCCCGCGTTAGGGTTTCATCCTTATCGAACGGTGGCTTCACAAGTATCTGAATATTTTTCGCTCTTAAATCCGAGTTATGCGAGTAGAGAGGCTTGCTTACGGCTCTTCCGAAGCGTCGGTTTGTCTGATCCGGAATCTGCCTGGTTATCTTATCCTCATCAGCTTTCAGGAGGAGAAAAACAGCGCATTCTCGTATTGCTTTCGGTTTATTCAGGAGCGGAGTTGATTCTTGCGGACGAACCCACTTCCGCTCTGGATCCTATTACAGGCGCCGGGATTCTGGCATTGCTTACTAAACTTGTCCGCGAAAACAATAGAAGCTTGGTTTTCATTAGCCATGATCTCGGCTCCGTTGCCGATTTTGCCGATATTATAACGGTAATGAAAGGAGGGAGAATTGCAGAGACGCTTATTCGTGAAGATCACCTCTGGTCTCCTAAAACGGAATACGCGAGAAAACTGTTTGAAATCGACTCCTCTTTTCCGTACATTGCTTAGATTCATGCGGACAATCCTGCAGATTAGTCTTATTTTACTGTCGCTTTTAGTTCAGAGCGTTTCCGCCGAGAGGAACGGGTTTGTATTAGAAGAGGTCAATATATCCTCTTACCCGAACGTCGAGTTAAAAGTGAAGGAGAATAGGAGGTCCTCGCTAAATCGAGAAATTCTCTTTATTCGGGAGCAAAAAGCTTCGCAAATTCGACGAGTAGATAATCCGGAAATCATCCAGCCGGACGGCACTAGGCCGATACATATCCATTTGATTGTCCAGATGTCGAATTCTTTCGATTCAAATGTTCAAGGAACTGAAATTCTTAAACGGATCGTAGACGCGGCGGGAGAAGAAGATCGCTTTAGCTTTGCATTCTTTACCGACGACGTCTTTTTACCCAAGACCGATTTAAGCAAGACCGAGGCCGCTAAAGAAGCGAAACTTCCGGGCGGTAAAACGAACTATAATACTCCATCTAATTTGGATTACGTGTTTCAAAAAATTTCACCGAATATCGGAAGACAAGATTATATCTTATTGTTGTTTTTCGATAATGAATTTCGGCCCTCGCCTGACGCTCGCCGCGGCGCTTATTTAAAAGATATACCGCTGAATGTTCTCGGGGTTGCCTCGGAAGGATCCGGCTATTTGGCGGAAAGATACGGCGGCTCTTTTTATTCCATTAACCGATCCGATTCGCTCAGTCAAGTTCTTACTAATCTCGAGTTTTTTCGTAAAAAACCGTGGAGCGTAAAATACGAGTCTCCGTTCCGGGACGATTGGCGTTTTGGAGACGAAGATAAAGTTCGAGTAGAGGTGGAGACTCAAAATGCGGGAAAGCTTTTGTATGAATATAAACTTCCCTGGATGACTCGCACTATTCTCTTTCTACTTCACCCGGGTGTTTTCCTTCCTACGATAGGCTTTCTATTGGTTTTAACCATGGTGGCTTTTTTGGTCGTCTTAAGAAGAAATGGAAAATCGCCCGGAAGCGCATCCAACTCCGTTGCCGAAGAAAGATTGCATGCGATCGACGAGGAACAGGATGCATATCGAAAAATGTACGGCGACCAATACCAATTATTGTACTCCGAAGAAAACCGGATTCAAACGGATCGATTGACCCCGATCGCAGTCAAGGAATTCGAAGATGGTGAAGCATACGAAAAAGCGACCTTGATTTTAAAAGAAGGGCGGAATCCCGGTAAGCAATATTCATTGTTAAAAAGCCAAACTACGATCGGAAATTCGGAATTGGCCGATTTGGTTCTCTATGAACAAGGAGTCGGTGGAAGTCATGCTCGAATTCGTCGGGTAAGAAACCGTTATATATTGTACGATCTGGTATCCGAATCAGGAACCTTCTTAAACGGTAAAAAAATTCTGCGTCCTAGGATACTCTATGATTTTGACGAGATTGGAATCGGAAAAGCTCTCCTCGTATTTCGCGGAAAATAGCCGTAAGTTTTTCCCGTTCCTGAATCCATATCAGTTCCTTCTTTACGAAAAACCCCGTTTTTTTAGCATGGGAAGGGTAGCTCCCTAGTTTGGGGAACTCAAGTACTTCCTCCGTTTCCGGCTTGGG from Leptospira fainei serovar Hurstbridge str. BUT 6 carries:
- the gmhA gene encoding D-sedoheptulose 7-phosphate isomerase, whose product is MDLKEIAARQIEASIATKQAILNSLLPDIVKAGQIVSEVLQKGNTVLFCGNGGSSCDASHIAAELVVRYKSGNERKALPALSLSADSAVLTACGNDYGYEEIFSRQVAAFGKKGDLLVGISTSGNSKNVIAAIEKAKSLSLKTIGFLGGDGGKMKNMSDLDLIVPSKETARIQESHILIGHILCSIVEYELFKME
- a CDS encoding ATP-binding cassette domain-containing protein — its product is MLSSGADEIIRISGLVVRSEEKALLNDVDFCVRAGEIRAVIGESGSGKTTLAHFLLGLLSETLLTIWNSFRLFNEIMDSNSSSTKWAEFRGKRISLIPQSPALGFHPYRTVASQVSEYFSLLNPSYASREACLRLFRSVGLSDPESAWLSYPHQLSGGEKQRILVLLSVYSGAELILADEPTSALDPITGAGILALLTKLVRENNRSLVFISHDLGSVADFADIITVMKGGRIAETLIREDHLWSPKTEYARKLFEIDSSFPYIA
- a CDS encoding FHA domain-containing protein, which codes for MRTILQISLILLSLLVQSVSAERNGFVLEEVNISSYPNVELKVKENRRSSLNREILFIREQKASQIRRVDNPEIIQPDGTRPIHIHLIVQMSNSFDSNVQGTEILKRIVDAAGEEDRFSFAFFTDDVFLPKTDLSKTEAAKEAKLPGGKTNYNTPSNLDYVFQKISPNIGRQDYILLLFFDNEFRPSPDARRGAYLKDIPLNVLGVASEGSGYLAERYGGSFYSINRSDSLSQVLTNLEFFRKKPWSVKYESPFRDDWRFGDEDKVRVEVETQNAGKLLYEYKLPWMTRTILFLLHPGVFLPTIGFLLVLTMVAFLVVLRRNGKSPGSASNSVAEERLHAIDEEQDAYRKMYGDQYQLLYSEENRIQTDRLTPIAVKEFEDGEAYEKATLILKEGRNPGKQYSLLKSQTTIGNSELADLVLYEQGVGGSHARIRRVRNRYILYDLVSESGTFLNGKKILRPRILYDFDEIGIGKALLVFRGK